The following proteins are co-located in the Citrobacter freundii ATCC 8090 = MTCC 1658 = NBRC 12681 genome:
- the gdhA gene encoding NADP-specific glutamate dehydrogenase, with amino-acid sequence MDQTCSLESFLNHVQKRDPNQTEFAQAVREVMTTLWPFLEQNPRYRQMSLLERLVEPERVIQFRVVWLDDRNQVQVNRAWRVQFSSAIGPYKGGMRFHPSVNLSILKFLGFEQTFKNALTTLPMGGGKGGSDFDPKGKSEGEIMRFCQALMTELFRHLGPDTDVPAGDIGVGGREVGFMAGMMKKLSNNSACVFTGKGLSFGGSLIRPEATGYGLVYFTEAMLKRHGLGFEGMRVAVSGSGNVAQFAIEKAMEFGARVVTASDSSGTVVDESGFTKEKLARLCAIKDSRDGRVADYAREFGLTYLEGKQPWSVPVDIALPCATQNELDVDAARVLIANGVKAVAEGANMPTTIEATDLFLEAGVLFAPGKAANAGGVATSGLEMAQNAARLGWKAEKVDARLHHIMLDIHHACVEYGGESKQTNYVRGANIAGFVKVADAMLGQGVI; translated from the coding sequence ATGGATCAGACATGTTCTCTGGAGTCATTCCTTAACCATGTGCAAAAGCGCGACCCGAATCAAACCGAGTTCGCGCAAGCCGTTCGTGAGGTAATGACCACGCTGTGGCCTTTCCTTGAGCAAAACCCGCGTTATCGCCAGATGTCATTGCTGGAACGTCTGGTTGAACCGGAGCGCGTGATCCAGTTCCGCGTAGTATGGCTGGACGATCGCAATCAGGTGCAGGTCAACCGCGCATGGCGCGTGCAGTTTAGCTCTGCCATTGGCCCATACAAAGGCGGTATGCGTTTCCACCCTTCCGTGAACCTGTCGATCCTGAAATTCCTTGGCTTCGAGCAGACGTTTAAAAATGCCCTCACCACCCTGCCAATGGGCGGGGGTAAAGGCGGGAGCGATTTCGATCCGAAAGGGAAAAGCGAAGGCGAAATCATGCGTTTCTGCCAGGCGCTGATGACCGAACTGTTCCGCCATTTAGGTCCCGATACCGACGTTCCGGCGGGCGATATCGGTGTGGGCGGCCGTGAAGTCGGCTTTATGGCCGGGATGATGAAAAAACTCTCCAATAACAGCGCCTGCGTCTTTACCGGTAAAGGTCTCTCTTTCGGCGGTAGCCTAATCCGCCCGGAAGCCACCGGCTACGGTCTGGTGTATTTCACCGAAGCGATGCTCAAACGCCATGGTCTGGGCTTTGAAGGCATGCGCGTGGCGGTTTCTGGCTCCGGTAACGTGGCGCAATTCGCCATTGAGAAAGCCATGGAGTTTGGCGCGCGGGTGGTTACCGCCTCCGATTCCAGCGGTACCGTAGTTGACGAAAGTGGATTTACCAAAGAAAAACTGGCGCGCCTGTGCGCAATCAAAGACAGCCGCGACGGTCGTGTAGCAGATTATGCCCGTGAATTTGGCCTGACCTATCTGGAAGGCAAACAGCCGTGGTCGGTTCCGGTCGATATCGCCCTGCCGTGTGCCACGCAGAATGAGCTGGATGTCGATGCAGCACGCGTATTGATCGCCAACGGCGTGAAAGCTGTCGCCGAAGGGGCAAACATGCCGACCACTATCGAGGCCACCGATCTGTTCCTCGAGGCAGGTGTACTGTTCGCACCGGGTAAAGCCGCTAACGCCGGTGGTGTAGCGACATCCGGTCTGGAAATGGCGCAAAACGCCGCTCGTCTGGGCTGGAAAGCGGAGAAAGTGGATGCGCGCCTGCACCACATCATGCTGGATATTCACCATGCCTGCGTTGAATACGGCGGCGAAAGCAAGCAGACCAACTACGTACGTGGCGCCAACATCGCAGGCTTCGTAAAGGTTGCCGACGCGATGTTGGGTCAGGGTGTGATTTAA
- a CDS encoding sulfurtransferase, translated as MKRVSQMTALALALGLACASSWATETAQTLTLDQLQQKQGAAIDTRQSAFYNGWPQSLNGPSGHEPSALNLSAAWLDKMNDEQLSAWVQSHQLKTDAPVALYGSDNDIQAVKARLQKVGVNHISTLSDALTDPARLQRLPHFEQLVYPQWLHDLQQGKNVTAKPAGDWKVIEAAWGAPKLYLLSHIPGAGYIDTNEVESEPLWNKVSDAQLKAMLAKHGIRHDTTVILYGRDVYAAARVAQIMLYAGVKDVRLLDGGWQTWSDSGLPVERGTPPTVKPEPDFGVKIPAQPQLMLDMEQARGLLHRQDASLVSIRSWPEFVGTTSGYSYIKPKGEIAGARWGHAGSDSTHMEDFHNPDGTMRSADDIAAMWKQWNILPNQQVSFYCGTGWRASETFMYARAMGWKNVSVYDGGWYEWSSNPKNPVASGERGPDASK; from the coding sequence ATGAAACGTGTTTCTCAAATGACCGCGCTGGCACTGGCTTTAGGGCTCGCTTGCGCTTCTTCCTGGGCTACTGAAACAGCACAGACGCTCACCCTCGACCAGTTACAGCAAAAGCAAGGCGCGGCGATCGATACCCGTCAGAGCGCTTTTTACAACGGCTGGCCGCAGTCGCTTAATGGTCCTTCAGGACACGAACCTTCCGCACTGAACCTGTCTGCCGCCTGGCTCGACAAGATGAATGATGAACAACTCAGCGCCTGGGTTCAGTCACATCAGTTGAAAACTGATGCGCCAGTAGCGCTGTATGGTAGCGATAACGACATACAGGCTGTCAAAGCCCGCCTGCAAAAAGTTGGCGTTAACCATATCTCCACCCTCAGCGATGCGCTTACGGACCCAGCCCGCCTGCAACGTCTGCCGCACTTCGAACAGCTGGTGTACCCGCAGTGGCTGCACGACCTGCAGCAGGGTAAAAACGTAACCGCTAAACCGGCGGGTGACTGGAAAGTGATTGAGGCCGCCTGGGGCGCGCCGAAGTTGTATCTGCTCAGCCACATCCCTGGTGCGGGCTACATTGATACCAACGAAGTTGAAAGCGAACCGCTGTGGAATAAAGTTTCCGACGCGCAGCTCAAAGCGATGCTGGCGAAACACGGTATCCGCCACGACACCACGGTGATTTTATACGGTCGCGATGTCTATGCCGCCGCTCGCGTGGCGCAAATTATGCTGTATGCAGGCGTGAAAGATGTTCGTCTTCTCGACGGCGGTTGGCAAACCTGGTCCGACTCAGGTTTACCGGTCGAACGCGGCACTCCGCCAACGGTGAAACCAGAACCTGATTTCGGCGTGAAAATCCCTGCCCAGCCGCAGCTGATGCTCGATATGGAACAGGCTCGCGGTCTGCTGCATCGCCAGGATGCGTCTTTGGTGAGCATTCGTTCATGGCCAGAATTTGTCGGTACCACCAGCGGCTATAGCTACATTAAGCCAAAAGGTGAGATTGCAGGTGCACGTTGGGGCCACGCAGGCAGCGACTCCACGCATATGGAAGATTTTCATAACCCGGATGGCACCATGCGCAGCGCGGATGACATCGCCGCCATGTGGAAGCAATGGAATATCCTGCCGAATCAACAGGTCTCTTTCTATTGCGGTACCGGCTGGCGCGCTTCAGAAACGTTTATGTATGCCCGCGCGATGGGCTGGAAAAACGTCTCCGTCTACGACGGCGGCTGGTATGAGTGGAGCAGCAATCCAAAAAATCCGGTTGCCAGCGGTGAACGGGGCCCGGACGCCAGTAAGTAA
- a CDS encoding aspartate aminotransferase family protein → MSLSITRENFDEWMMPVYAPAPFIPVRGEGSRLWDQQGKEYIDFAGGIAVNALGHAHPALREALNDQASKFWHTGNGYTNEPVLRLAKKLIDATFAERIFFCNSGAEANEAALKLARKYAHDRFGSQKSGIVAFKNAFHGRTLFTVSAGGQPAYSQDFAPLPPDIRHAVYNDLDSASQLIDDTTCAVIVEPVQGEGGVVPATNAFLQGLRELCDRHNALLIFDEVQTGVGRTGELYAYMHYGVTPDLLTTAKALGGGFPIGALLATEHCASVMTVGTHGTTYGGNPLATAVAGKLLEIVNTPEVLNGVKQRHDWFVERINAINERFGLFSEIRGLGLLIGCVLNAEFAGKAKLISQEAAVAGVMVLIAGANVVRFAPALNVSEEEVATGLDRFALACERIKAGGSS, encoded by the coding sequence ATGTCTCTGTCAATTACGCGTGAAAATTTTGATGAATGGATGATGCCTGTATACGCTCCGGCCCCTTTTATTCCGGTGCGGGGTGAAGGTTCACGTCTGTGGGATCAGCAGGGTAAAGAGTATATCGATTTCGCGGGAGGCATTGCGGTTAACGCGCTGGGTCACGCCCATCCGGCATTGCGCGAGGCATTAAACGACCAGGCGAGCAAATTCTGGCATACCGGAAATGGCTACACCAACGAGCCGGTATTGCGTCTGGCGAAAAAGCTGATTGACGCCACCTTCGCCGAGCGCATTTTCTTCTGTAACTCCGGCGCAGAAGCCAACGAAGCGGCACTAAAACTGGCGCGTAAATATGCCCACGATCGTTTTGGCAGCCAGAAGAGCGGGATTGTGGCGTTTAAAAATGCCTTCCATGGCCGCACGCTGTTTACCGTCAGCGCCGGTGGTCAGCCCGCCTATTCACAGGATTTCGCGCCGCTGCCGCCGGATATCCGCCATGCCGTGTATAACGATCTCGATTCTGCCAGCCAACTGATTGATGACACGACCTGTGCGGTCATCGTCGAGCCTGTCCAGGGCGAAGGCGGCGTGGTGCCGGCAACAAACGCGTTTTTGCAGGGGTTGCGTGAATTATGCGATCGCCATAATGCGCTGCTGATTTTTGATGAGGTTCAGACCGGGGTTGGCCGTACTGGCGAGCTGTATGCCTATATGCATTACGGCGTTACGCCGGACCTGCTGACGACAGCTAAAGCGCTGGGCGGTGGTTTCCCCATCGGCGCACTGCTGGCGACAGAGCATTGCGCCAGTGTGATGACGGTGGGTACGCACGGTACAACGTACGGCGGCAACCCGCTGGCGACGGCGGTGGCGGGTAAACTGCTGGAAATTGTTAACACGCCGGAAGTTCTCAACGGAGTAAAACAGCGCCACGACTGGTTTGTGGAGCGTATTAACGCCATTAACGAACGTTTTGGACTGTTTAGTGAAATTCGAGGACTCGGGCTGCTGATCGGCTGCGTGCTGAACGCGGAATTTGCCGGGAAAGCGAAACTCATCTCGCAAGAAGCGGCTGTTGCCGGGGTGATGGTACTGATTGCTGGCGCTAACGTGGTGCGTTTTGCGCCAGCGCTCAATGTCAGCGAAGAAGAAGTCGCCACCGGACTGGATCGCTTTGCGCTGGCCTGCGAACGCATTAAAGCAGGAGGTTCATCATGA
- a CDS encoding TVP38/TMEM64 family protein, translating into MFCVLAGVFHHYGLTDLITNFHHLQDVIRQSGMFGYTLYILLFIVAALCLIPGSILVIVGGVLFGPVAGTLISLVAATVASALSFLLARWLGRDLLLKYVGHTTMFQTIEKGIAHSGVDFLILTRLVPLFPYNIQNYAYGLTAIPFWSFTVISAATTLPGIFIYTLMSHELASEGISWAFIGKLSVAGLALFALVQATKAWARYKHVDPSAPHECADK; encoded by the coding sequence CTGTTCTGCGTTCTGGCGGGGGTTTTCCATCATTATGGTCTGACCGACCTGATAACCAATTTCCATCATTTACAAGACGTCATCCGCCAAAGCGGTATGTTCGGCTATACGCTTTATATCCTGCTGTTTATTGTTGCTGCGCTGTGTCTGATCCCCGGCAGCATCCTGGTGATCGTCGGCGGTGTGCTGTTTGGCCCCGTGGCAGGGACGCTTATCTCGTTAGTGGCAGCAACCGTGGCCTCGGCGCTGTCGTTTTTGCTGGCTCGCTGGCTTGGGCGGGATCTGCTCCTGAAATACGTTGGGCATACGACAATGTTTCAGACTATCGAAAAAGGCATTGCCCATAGCGGAGTTGACTTTCTGATCCTCACCCGGCTCGTGCCGCTGTTCCCTTATAATATTCAAAATTACGCCTATGGGCTGACGGCCATTCCGTTCTGGTCATTTACCGTGATATCTGCGGCAACCACTTTACCAGGCATTTTTATTTATACGCTGATGTCGCACGAACTGGCCAGCGAAGGAATTAGCTGGGCATTTATCGGTAAGCTCAGCGTGGCGGGGCTGGCGTTATTCGCCCTCGTACAGGCAACCAAAGCCTGGGCCCGTTATAAGCATGTCGATCCATCAGCTCCTCACGAGTGCGCAGATAAATGA
- a CDS encoding pyrimidine (deoxy)nucleoside triphosphate diphosphatase: MKTLDVVAAIIERDGKILLAQRPLHADQSGMWEFAGGKVESGESQPEALFRELREELGIEAVVGRYIASHQREVSGRLIHLHAWHVPSYQGELKAYEHQDIVWCSPEEALRYPLAPADIPLLEAFILLRDARQADLC; encoded by the coding sequence ATGAAAACCCTCGACGTGGTCGCCGCTATCATTGAACGTGATGGCAAAATTTTACTGGCTCAGCGTCCGCTACATGCGGATCAGTCAGGCATGTGGGAGTTTGCCGGCGGTAAGGTTGAATCGGGCGAAAGTCAGCCCGAGGCGCTGTTCCGTGAACTGCGTGAAGAGTTGGGCATTGAGGCAGTCGTGGGGCGCTACATTGCCAGCCATCAACGCGAGGTTTCGGGCCGACTGATTCACTTACATGCCTGGCATGTACCGTCATATCAGGGGGAACTGAAGGCGTATGAACATCAGGATATCGTCTGGTGTTCACCCGAAGAGGCGCTGCGTTATCCGCTGGCGCCTGCCGATATTCCACTACTGGAAGCGTTTATTCTTTTACGCGACGCCAGACAAGCGGATTTGTGCTGA
- a CDS encoding YnjH family protein, giving the protein MRRLIVAGVLALVSSATLANQPYRPDVQVNVPPEVFSSSGQRAQPCSQCCIYQDQNYSEGAVIKADGVLLQCQRDEKTISTNPLVWRRVKE; this is encoded by the coding sequence ATGCGCCGTTTAATCGTGGCAGGCGTGTTGGCCCTGGTGTCCAGCGCGACGCTGGCAAATCAGCCTTATCGCCCGGATGTGCAGGTTAACGTACCGCCGGAAGTGTTCAGTTCCAGCGGTCAGCGGGCGCAGCCCTGTAGCCAGTGCTGTATTTATCAGGATCAAAACTATTCAGAAGGGGCAGTGATTAAAGCTGACGGCGTCTTGCTTCAGTGCCAACGCGATGAGAAAACGATCAGCACAAATCCGCTTGTCTGGCGTCGCGTAAAAGAATAA
- a CDS encoding CDP-alcohol phosphatidyltransferase family protein: MLDRHIHPRLKPILHRCVSIIDKPAITPDGLTLVGFAIGVLALPFLALGWYLAALVAIVLNRLFDGLDGALARRRGLTDAGGFLDISLDFLFYALVPFGFMLADPAANSLAGGWLLFAFMGTGSSFLAFAALAAKHQIDNPGYAHKSFYYLGGLTEGTETILLFVLGCLFPEYFAVMAWVFGALCWMTTFTRIWSGYLTLKAVQRQA, from the coding sequence ATGCTTGATCGTCATATTCATCCGCGATTAAAACCGATTTTGCATCGCTGCGTAAGCATTATTGATAAACCGGCGATTACCCCGGACGGGCTTACGCTGGTCGGTTTTGCCATTGGCGTGTTGGCCTTGCCATTTCTGGCGTTAGGCTGGTATCTGGCAGCGCTGGTGGCCATTGTGCTCAATCGGCTTTTTGATGGGTTGGATGGGGCGCTGGCGCGGCGCAGAGGGCTAACCGACGCAGGCGGATTTCTTGATATCTCGCTCGATTTTCTGTTTTACGCCTTAGTGCCATTCGGTTTTATGCTCGCCGATCCGGCGGCTAACTCGCTGGCTGGCGGCTGGCTGCTGTTCGCCTTTATGGGAACCGGCAGCAGCTTTCTGGCCTTTGCCGCGCTGGCGGCGAAACATCAAATTGATAACCCGGGCTACGCGCATAAATCGTTTTATTATCTGGGGGGACTGACCGAAGGTACTGAGACGATTTTGCTATTTGTGTTGGGTTGTCTGTTCCCGGAATATTTTGCCGTGATGGCGTGGGTCTTTGGCGCGCTGTGCTGGATGACGACATTTACCCGGATCTGGAGCGGATACCTGACACTGAAAGCGGTCCAGCGTCAGGCGTAG
- a CDS encoding ABC transporter substrate-binding protein: MRYCLLCLSLMLCPLATFAQDDGWQQIKNDARGQTVWFNAWGGDNAVNQYLDWVSGEMKTHYAINLKIVRLADAADAVKRIQTEAASGRKTGGSVDLLWVNGENFRTLKEAGLLQTQWAQTLPNWRYVDTQKPVTEDFSVPTEGAESPWGGAQLTFIARRDLTAQPPQSPQALLEFAQAHPGTVTYPRPPDFTGTAFLEQLLISLTTKSQALKIAPDTATFADVTAPLWHYLDTLHPVLWREGKDFPPTPARMDVLLNSGTLRLSLTFNPAHAQQKVVSGELPKSSYSFGFSQGMLGNVHFVAIPANARASAGAKVVANFLLSPEAQLRKADSTVWGDPSVLDPQKLPVEQRDALLARIPQGLPVVLPEPHAAWVNALEQEWLRRYGTH; the protein is encoded by the coding sequence ATGCGTTACTGCTTATTGTGCCTGAGTTTAATGCTCTGTCCGCTGGCGACGTTTGCCCAGGACGACGGCTGGCAACAAATCAAAAATGATGCCCGCGGTCAGACGGTGTGGTTCAACGCCTGGGGTGGCGACAATGCAGTTAACCAGTATCTCGATTGGGTTAGCGGCGAGATGAAAACGCACTATGCAATTAACCTGAAAATCGTACGTCTCGCAGATGCCGCCGACGCGGTAAAACGTATCCAGACAGAAGCAGCATCCGGGCGAAAAACCGGGGGTTCTGTCGATTTATTGTGGGTTAACGGCGAAAACTTCCGCACCCTGAAAGAAGCCGGGCTTCTGCAAACTCAGTGGGCGCAAACGCTGCCTAACTGGCGCTATGTTGATACCCAGAAACCGGTGACCGAAGATTTCTCCGTTCCAACGGAGGGGGCTGAATCACCGTGGGGCGGTGCCCAACTCACCTTTATTGCCCGGCGCGATCTCACCGCACAGCCGCCGCAATCTCCGCAGGCATTGCTTGAATTTGCGCAGGCGCACCCTGGCACGGTGACCTATCCGCGCCCGCCAGACTTTACCGGCACGGCGTTTCTGGAACAGTTGTTAATTTCGCTCACCACCAAATCACAAGCACTTAAAATCGCGCCTGATACAGCGACATTCGCCGACGTTACCGCGCCATTGTGGCATTATCTTGATACCTTGCACCCTGTACTTTGGCGTGAAGGCAAAGATTTTCCGCCCACGCCAGCACGAATGGATGTACTGCTCAATAGCGGCACCCTGCGTTTGTCATTGACCTTTAACCCTGCCCACGCGCAGCAAAAAGTAGTCAGCGGCGAATTGCCTAAAAGCAGCTACAGTTTTGGTTTCTCACAGGGCATGCTCGGCAACGTGCACTTTGTTGCCATTCCGGCGAATGCCCGCGCCAGCGCCGGAGCAAAAGTCGTGGCAAACTTCCTGCTTTCGCCCGAAGCACAACTGCGTAAAGCCGACTCAACTGTCTGGGGAGATCCTTCGGTGCTTGATCCACAAAAATTACCTGTCGAACAGCGTGATGCGCTGCTGGCACGGATCCCACAAGGACTCCCTGTCGTTCTGCCGGAACCGCATGCTGCCTGGGTAAACGCTCTGGAACAAGAATGGCTACGCCGCTACGGTACGCATTAA
- a CDS encoding TVP38/TMEM64 family protein — MIKRRIHYYRAGVIILLLLALIAWAWIPGVSDFLHASLAAFATLDQHAIENFIRSYGTQAAVVSFFLMILQAIVAPLPAFVITFANASLFGAFWGGILSWCSAMAGAALCFFIARVLGRGAVEKLTGKTVLNNMDAFFERYGKHTILVCRLLPFVPFDPVSYAAGLTAIRFRHFFIATGIGQLPATIVYSWAGSLLTGGTFWFVTGLFILFALSVIISVARSIYLERQRKKT; from the coding sequence ATGATAAAACGACGCATCCATTACTACCGCGCAGGAGTGATAATCCTGCTGCTGCTCGCGCTGATAGCGTGGGCGTGGATACCTGGCGTGAGCGATTTTCTCCACGCCAGCCTGGCGGCATTTGCCACGCTCGATCAGCATGCAATTGAGAATTTTATTCGTTCTTACGGAACTCAGGCGGCGGTCGTTTCATTCTTCCTGATGATCTTGCAGGCCATCGTCGCCCCGCTTCCCGCTTTTGTGATCACCTTTGCCAACGCCTCGCTGTTTGGTGCATTTTGGGGCGGCATATTGTCCTGGTGCAGCGCAATGGCAGGCGCGGCGCTGTGCTTTTTTATTGCCCGCGTTTTAGGCCGTGGCGCGGTGGAGAAACTGACCGGAAAAACGGTGTTGAACAACATGGACGCTTTTTTCGAGCGCTATGGCAAGCACACCATTCTGGTCTGTCGCCTGTTACCTTTTGTACCGTTCGATCCGGTAAGCTACGCAGCAGGCCTGACCGCGATTCGGTTTCGCCATTTTTTCATCGCCACCGGCATCGGTCAGTTACCCGCCACTATCGTCTATTCATGGGCGGGTAGCTTGTTAACCGGCGGTACATTTTGGTTTGTAACCGGCCTGTTCATCCTGTTCGCTCTGAGCGTAATAATTTCAGTGGCGAGAAGCATTTATCTTGAACGTCAGCGAAAAAAAACCTGA
- a CDS encoding ATP-binding cassette domain-containing protein, translated as MLIVQNVSLYQGATALLKNVTFQVDKSDIVTIMGSSGSGKSSLFSWMVGALSPQFQASGELWLNERRVDALPTAQRQIGILFQDALLFDHFSVGQNLLLALPASLQGPARRHAVESALARADLAGFYSRDPASLSGGQRSRVALLRALLAQPQALLLDEPFSRLDASLRDTFRQWVFTEVRKLGIPVVQVTHDAQDIPPAGRVLQMENWA; from the coding sequence ATGCTCATTGTGCAAAACGTTTCGTTGTACCAGGGTGCGACTGCGCTGCTGAAGAACGTTACCTTTCAGGTGGACAAAAGTGACATTGTCACGATTATGGGGTCTTCCGGCAGCGGAAAGTCTTCGTTGTTTTCGTGGATGGTCGGGGCGTTGTCGCCTCAGTTTCAGGCATCAGGCGAGCTGTGGCTCAACGAACGACGCGTTGACGCGCTGCCTACGGCGCAGCGCCAGATTGGCATTCTGTTCCAGGATGCGTTGTTGTTTGACCATTTCAGCGTTGGGCAGAATTTACTGCTGGCCCTACCTGCCAGCCTGCAGGGTCCCGCCAGACGCCATGCGGTGGAAAGTGCTCTCGCACGCGCTGACCTGGCCGGTTTTTATTCGCGCGATCCGGCGTCGCTCTCCGGCGGACAACGCTCGCGTGTCGCCCTGCTCCGCGCGCTACTGGCGCAGCCCCAGGCACTGTTACTTGATGAACCCTTTAGTCGGCTGGATGCGTCGCTACGCGACACCTTTCGCCAATGGGTCTTCACCGAGGTGCGTAAGCTAGGGATCCCGGTAGTACAGGTGACCCATGACGCGCAGGACATTCCGCCTGCAGGCCGCGTACTTCAGATGGAAAACTGGGCGTGA
- the xthA gene encoding exodeoxyribonuclease III has translation MKFVSFNINGLRARPHQLAAIVEKHQPDVIGLQETKVHDDMFPLEEVAKLGYNVFYHGQKGHYGVALLTKETPIAVRRGFPGDDEEAQRRIIMAEIPSPLGSITVINGYFPQGESRDHETKFPAKAAFYQNLQNYLETELKHDNPVLIMGDMNISPTDLDIGIGEENRKRWLRTGKCSFLPEEREWMERLLGWGLVDTYRHANPEKNDQFSWFDYRSKGFDDNRGLRIDLLLASNPLAERCEETGIDYEIRSMEKPSDHAPVWAKFRV, from the coding sequence ATGAAATTTGTCTCTTTTAATATCAACGGCCTGCGTGCCCGTCCCCATCAACTGGCAGCCATTGTCGAAAAACACCAACCGGATGTTATTGGCTTACAGGAGACAAAAGTCCACGACGATATGTTCCCTCTCGAAGAGGTAGCAAAGCTCGGTTACAACGTCTTTTATCACGGCCAGAAAGGCCATTACGGCGTCGCGTTGTTAACGAAAGAAACACCAATTGCGGTACGTCGTGGCTTCCCGGGCGATGACGAAGAAGCGCAGCGTCGTATTATCATGGCAGAAATTCCGTCCCCTCTGGGCAGCATCACTGTGATCAACGGCTATTTCCCGCAGGGCGAAAGCCGCGACCATGAAACTAAATTCCCGGCCAAAGCCGCGTTTTACCAGAACCTGCAAAACTATCTTGAGACAGAGTTGAAGCACGACAATCCGGTATTGATCATGGGCGATATGAATATTAGCCCAACCGATCTCGATATCGGCATTGGCGAAGAGAACCGTAAACGCTGGCTGCGTACCGGAAAATGTTCCTTCCTGCCGGAGGAGCGTGAGTGGATGGAACGCCTGCTGGGCTGGGGTCTGGTGGATACCTACCGTCACGCAAATCCTGAAAAGAATGACCAGTTCTCGTGGTTTGATTACCGCTCAAAAGGCTTTGACGATAACCGTGGCCTGCGTATCGATCTGTTGCTGGCGAGCAACCCATTGGCGGAACGCTGCGAAGAAACCGGCATCGACTATGAAATTCGCAGTATGGAAAAACCGTCCGACCATGCGCCGGTATGGGCTAAATTCCGCGTCTGA
- a CDS encoding carboxymuconolactone decarboxylase family protein, which produces MNEPQSWVKPLTRIPSSLKPLVATQKKHYGDVLHPTRWWGRMPFLFWLVALFVGFLERKKARLTPVMRALLMTRVSQVCHCAFCVDANSLRLAERCGALDKVLQVANWQESALFSAEERVALAYADAVTATPPQVDDALKAQVKQHFTDDAITEMTALIAFQNLSARFNAALDIPSQGLCDSFKGCPHA; this is translated from the coding sequence TTGAACGAACCTCAGTCGTGGGTAAAGCCGTTAACGCGTATCCCTTCCAGTCTAAAACCGCTCGTTGCTACGCAGAAAAAACATTATGGCGATGTGCTGCATCCCACGCGCTGGTGGGGGCGGATGCCGTTTCTGTTCTGGCTGGTGGCGCTGTTTGTCGGGTTTCTGGAGCGTAAAAAGGCGCGTTTAACGCCGGTGATGCGCGCGCTGTTGATGACCCGCGTTTCTCAGGTGTGCCACTGCGCTTTCTGCGTTGATGCCAACAGTTTACGGTTGGCTGAACGCTGTGGCGCGCTGGATAAAGTCTTACAGGTTGCCAACTGGCAAGAATCGGCGTTATTTAGCGCAGAAGAGCGAGTTGCGCTGGCCTATGCCGATGCGGTGACCGCAACGCCCCCACAGGTTGACGATGCGCTGAAAGCGCAGGTGAAGCAGCATTTTACCGATGATGCCATTACGGAAATGACCGCGTTGATTGCGTTTCAAAATCTCTCGGCGCGTTTTAATGCTGCTCTCGATATTCCTTCCCAGGGGCTGTGCGACAGCTTTAAAGGATGCCCGCATGCTTGA